A genomic region of Methylobacterium durans contains the following coding sequences:
- the metH gene encoding methionine synthase, with amino-acid sequence MSAFPPVDGREIEKALRQRASEKILVLDGAMGTVIQRLKFTEEDFRGERFKDHGHDQRGNNDLLILTQPDAIRQIHLDYFLAGADVCETNTFSGTTIAQADYGMEPIIHELNAEGARLAREAARLAEQQDGRRRFVAGAIGPTNRTLSISPDVNNPGYRAVTFDQVRAAYAEQVRGLIAGGAELILIETIFDTLNAKAAIAAAWAVFEETGIRLPIQISGTITDLSGRTLSGQTPTAFWHALRHSSPLTFGLNCALGAREMRGHISELSRVCDTLVCAYPNAGLPNEFGLYDESPEAMGALVGEFAESGLVNMVGGCCGTTPDHIRAIAEAVAGKAPRKVPEIAPLMRLSGLEPFTLTKEIPFVNVGERTNVTGSAKFRKLVTNGDYAAALDVARDQVAAGAQVIDVNMDEGLLDSKKAMVEFLNLVAAEPDIARVPVMVDSSKFEVIEAGLKCLQGKAIVNSISMKEGEEKFIHDARVCRAYGAAVVVMAFDEQGQADSLERKVEICTRAYRILTEEVGFPPEDIIFDPNIFAVATGIEEHNPYGVAFIEATRQIRETLPHAHISGGVSNLSFAFRGNEPVREAMHAVFLYHAIHAGMDMGIVNAGQLAVYDEIPAELRDLCEDVVLNRRDDSTDRLLEAAERFKSGGGAQAKAADLSWREASVEKRLEHALVNGITEYIVADTEEARGKAERPLHVIEGPLMAGMNVVGDLFGSGKMFLPQVVKSARVMKQAVAYLEPFMEEEKRLNGGDGVRRAAGKVLMATVKGDVHDIGKNIVGVVLACNNYEIIDLGVMVPAAKILDTAKRENVDIVGLSGLITPSLDEMVHVAGEMEREGFDVPLLIGGATTSRVHTAVKIHPAYERGQAVYVTDASRAVGVVSSLISKETRAATIETVRAEYRKVADAHARSEAEKQRLPLAKARANPFRIDWSGYEPRKPSFTGTRVFRSYEVSELVPYIDWTPFLQTYEFKGRYPAILDDPEQGPAARALFEDAQAMLKQIVEERWFNPKAVVGFWPANSVGDDIALYTGESRQERLATFHGLRQQLSKRDGRSNTCLSDFVAPAGTGIADYVGGFVVTAGLEEVRIAERFERANDDYRSILVKALADRIAEAFAERMHERVRKELWGYAMQESFTPDDLVREEYDGIRPAPGYPAQPDHTEKVTLFELLRAEAQAGVKLTESYAMWPGSSVSGLYIAHPEAHYFGVAKVERDQVEDYAARKGMDVTEIERWLGPILNYDPARYLAAAAE; translated from the coding sequence ATGAGCGCTTTCCCTCCCGTCGACGGCCGTGAGATCGAAAAGGCCCTGCGCCAGCGCGCGTCGGAGAAGATCCTCGTGCTCGACGGCGCGATGGGCACCGTGATCCAGCGCCTCAAGTTCACGGAAGAGGACTTCCGGGGCGAGCGCTTCAAGGATCACGGGCACGACCAGCGCGGCAACAACGACCTCTTGATCCTGACCCAGCCCGACGCGATCCGGCAGATTCACCTCGACTACTTCCTCGCCGGCGCCGATGTCTGCGAGACGAACACCTTCTCCGGCACCACGATCGCGCAAGCCGATTACGGCATGGAGCCGATCATCCACGAGCTGAATGCGGAGGGCGCGCGTCTCGCCCGCGAGGCCGCCCGGCTCGCCGAGCAGCAGGACGGGCGCCGCCGGTTCGTGGCCGGCGCCATCGGCCCGACGAACCGAACGCTCTCGATCTCTCCCGACGTGAACAACCCGGGTTACCGCGCGGTCACCTTCGATCAGGTGCGCGCGGCTTACGCCGAGCAGGTCCGCGGCCTCATCGCGGGCGGGGCCGAACTCATCCTCATCGAGACGATCTTCGACACGCTGAACGCCAAGGCCGCGATCGCCGCCGCTTGGGCCGTGTTCGAGGAGACCGGCATCCGCCTGCCGATCCAGATCTCGGGCACGATCACCGATTTGTCCGGCCGCACCCTGTCCGGCCAGACGCCGACCGCCTTCTGGCACGCGCTCCGCCATTCCAGCCCGCTCACCTTCGGGCTCAACTGCGCGCTGGGTGCCCGCGAGATGCGCGGCCACATCAGCGAGCTGTCCCGCGTCTGCGACACCCTGGTCTGCGCCTACCCGAATGCCGGCCTGCCGAACGAGTTCGGCCTCTACGACGAGAGCCCGGAGGCAATGGGCGCGCTGGTCGGCGAGTTCGCCGAGAGCGGCCTCGTCAACATGGTCGGCGGCTGCTGCGGCACGACGCCCGACCACATCCGCGCCATCGCGGAGGCGGTGGCGGGCAAGGCGCCCCGCAAGGTCCCCGAGATTGCGCCGCTGATGCGGCTGTCCGGGCTCGAGCCCTTCACGCTGACGAAGGAGATTCCCTTCGTGAACGTGGGCGAGCGCACGAACGTCACGGGCTCGGCCAAGTTCCGCAAGCTCGTCACCAACGGCGACTACGCCGCGGCCCTCGACGTCGCCCGCGATCAGGTGGCGGCGGGCGCGCAGGTGATCGACGTCAACATGGACGAGGGCCTGCTCGACTCGAAGAAGGCGATGGTCGAGTTCCTGAACCTCGTCGCCGCCGAGCCCGACATCGCCCGCGTGCCGGTGATGGTCGATTCCTCGAAGTTCGAGGTGATCGAGGCCGGCCTCAAATGCCTCCAGGGCAAGGCCATCGTGAACTCGATCTCCATGAAGGAGGGCGAGGAGAAGTTCATCCACGACGCGCGCGTCTGCCGCGCCTACGGCGCGGCGGTGGTGGTGATGGCCTTCGACGAGCAGGGCCAAGCCGACAGTCTGGAGCGCAAGGTCGAGATCTGCACCCGCGCCTACCGCATCCTCACCGAGGAGGTCGGCTTTCCCCCTGAGGACATCATCTTCGACCCGAACATCTTCGCGGTGGCCACCGGGATCGAGGAGCACAACCCCTACGGCGTGGCCTTCATCGAGGCGACGCGGCAGATCCGCGAGACGCTGCCCCACGCCCACATCTCCGGCGGCGTCTCGAACCTCTCCTTCGCCTTCCGCGGCAACGAGCCCGTGCGCGAGGCGATGCACGCGGTCTTCCTCTACCACGCGATCCATGCCGGCATGGATATGGGCATCGTGAATGCCGGCCAGCTCGCGGTCTACGACGAGATCCCGGCCGAGCTCCGCGACCTCTGCGAGGACGTGGTGCTGAACCGCCGGGACGATTCCACCGACCGCCTGCTGGAGGCGGCCGAGCGCTTCAAGTCCGGCGGGGGCGCGCAGGCCAAGGCCGCCGACCTCTCCTGGCGCGAGGCGAGCGTCGAGAAGCGGCTTGAGCACGCGCTCGTCAACGGCATCACCGAGTACATCGTGGCCGACACCGAGGAGGCCCGCGGAAAGGCCGAGCGACCGCTCCACGTCATCGAGGGGCCGCTGATGGCCGGCATGAACGTGGTCGGCGACCTGTTCGGATCGGGCAAGATGTTCCTGCCGCAGGTGGTGAAATCGGCCCGCGTGATGAAGCAGGCGGTGGCCTATCTCGAGCCCTTCATGGAGGAGGAGAAGAGGCTGAACGGTGGCGACGGGGTGCGCCGGGCCGCTGGCAAGGTGCTGATGGCGACCGTGAAGGGCGACGTCCACGACATCGGCAAGAACATCGTCGGCGTCGTGCTCGCCTGCAACAATTACGAGATCATCGATCTCGGCGTGATGGTGCCGGCCGCCAAGATCCTCGACACGGCCAAGCGCGAGAACGTCGACATCGTCGGCCTGTCGGGTCTCATCACGCCGTCCCTCGACGAGATGGTGCACGTGGCGGGCGAGATGGAGCGCGAGGGTTTCGACGTGCCGCTCCTCATCGGCGGCGCCACCACGAGCCGCGTCCACACGGCGGTGAAGATCCACCCGGCCTACGAGCGCGGCCAGGCCGTCTACGTGACGGATGCGAGCCGCGCCGTCGGCGTCGTATCGAGCCTGATCTCGAAGGAGACGCGCGCGGCGACGATCGAGACGGTGCGGGCCGAGTACCGCAAGGTCGCCGACGCGCACGCCCGCTCCGAGGCCGAGAAGCAGCGCTTGCCGCTCGCGAAGGCCCGCGCCAACCCCTTCCGGATCGACTGGTCGGGCTACGAGCCGCGGAAGCCGAGCTTCACTGGCACCCGCGTCTTCCGCAGCTACGAGGTTTCCGAACTCGTTCCCTACATCGACTGGACGCCCTTCCTCCAGACCTACGAGTTCAAGGGCCGCTACCCCGCGATCCTCGACGACCCCGAACAGGGCCCGGCGGCCCGGGCCCTGTTCGAGGACGCGCAGGCGATGTTGAAGCAGATCGTAGAGGAGCGCTGGTTCAACCCGAAGGCAGTGGTGGGCTTCTGGCCGGCCAACAGCGTCGGCGACGACATCGCACTCTACACCGGCGAGAGCCGGCAGGAGCGACTCGCCACCTTCCACGGCCTGCGCCAGCAGCTGTCGAAGCGCGACGGGCGTTCGAATACCTGCCTGTCCGATTTCGTGGCGCCCGCCGGGACGGGCATCGCGGATTACGTCGGCGGCTTCGTCGTCACCGCGGGCCTGGAGGAGGTGCGCATCGCCGAGCGCTTCGAGCGGGCGAACGACGATTACCGCTCGATCCTCGTCAAGGCGCTCGCCGACCGCATCGCCGAGGCCTTCGCCGAGCGCATGCACGAACGCGTGCGCAAGGAGCTGTGGGGCTACGCCATGCAGGAGAGCTTCACGCCCGACGATCTGGTGCGCGAGGAATACGACGGCATCCGCCCCGCCCCGGGCTACCCGGCCCAGCCCGACCACACCGAGAAGGTGACCCTGTTCGAGTTGCTGCGGGCCGAGGCGCAGGCGGGCGTCAAGCTCACCGAATCCTACGCCATGTGGCCGGGCTCCTCGGTCTCGGGCCTCTACATCGCCCATCCGGAGGCGCATTATTTCGGCGTCGCGAAGGTCGAGCGCGATCAGGTCGAGGATTACGCCGCCCGCAAGGGGATGGACGTGACCGAGATCGAGCGCTGGCTCGGGCCGATCCTCAACTACGACCCGGCCCGCTACCTCGCGGCGGCTGCAGAATAG
- a CDS encoding ROK family protein encodes MSAEPFRLGIDLGGTKIAGIVLDRAGRTRAESRMPAPRGDYAATVRAVAGLVHRLETEADGPCSIGIGMPGAVSARTGLIKNANSTWLNGRPFAADLVAALGRPVRVENDANCLAVSEAVDGAGAGAEVVWAIILGTGVGSGLAIRGRVLSGRDRIAGEWGHNPLPAPRDDERPGPACYCGRHGCIETFLSGPGLAADHARRTGEALTGEGVVAALRAGDAGAQATFAAYLDRLGRSVAHVVNILDPDIIVIGGGLSRVPELLARLPAATAPHVFSDAFDTPIHPSLHGDASGVRGAAWLWNAP; translated from the coding sequence ATGAGCGCGGAGCCCTTCCGCCTCGGCATCGATCTCGGCGGCACCAAGATCGCGGGCATCGTTCTCGACCGTGCCGGTCGGACGCGAGCCGAGAGCCGGATGCCCGCGCCGCGGGGCGACTACGCGGCGACGGTCCGGGCGGTCGCGGGCCTCGTCCACCGCCTGGAGACTGAGGCGGACGGCCCCTGCAGCATCGGCATCGGCATGCCCGGCGCCGTCTCGGCCCGCACGGGTCTCATCAAGAACGCGAACTCGACCTGGCTCAACGGCCGGCCCTTCGCGGCCGACCTCGTCGCCGCTCTGGGGCGCCCGGTCCGGGTCGAGAACGACGCCAATTGCCTCGCCGTCTCGGAGGCGGTCGACGGCGCGGGCGCCGGCGCGGAGGTCGTCTGGGCCATCATCCTGGGCACCGGGGTCGGCTCCGGCCTCGCGATCCGGGGGCGGGTGCTCTCGGGGCGCGACCGCATCGCCGGGGAATGGGGGCACAACCCCCTCCCGGCGCCTCGCGACGACGAGCGGCCGGGCCCTGCCTGCTATTGCGGCCGGCACGGCTGCATCGAGACCTTCCTGTCCGGGCCGGGGCTCGCCGCCGACCACGCCCGCCGCACCGGCGAGGCGCTGACCGGCGAGGGCGTCGTCGCGGCGTTGCGCGCGGGCGATGCGGGAGCGCAGGCCACCTTCGCCGCCTATCTCGATCGGTTGGGGCGGTCGGTCGCCCACGTCGTCAACATCCTCGACCCCGACATCATCGTCATCGGCGGCGGCCTCTCGCGGGTGCCGGAACTGCTCGCCCGCCTGCCGGCGGCGACCGCGCCGCACGTCTTCTCCGACGCTTTCGACACGCCGATCCACCCGAGCCTGCACGGGGACGCCTCGGGGGTGCGGGGCGCGGCCTGGCTCTGGAACGCGCCGTGA
- the fae gene encoding formaldehyde-activating enzyme — translation MSEIWFRTGEATVLAAEGQYTDAMPEVLIGSTRGPAGQAFANMMGQVQGHTRMFVVRDLNQLVRPATMMTTKATIHTAEYVELLGGVVQAATGDAIVDCIIEGVLPKDGLDELCMIIMIWLDPRCADDPNLDRKDLYRTNYEATKLAISRALKGEPTVEELIANRKTVKHYALEDVIEY, via the coding sequence ATGTCCGAGATCTGGTTCCGCACGGGCGAGGCGACGGTGCTCGCCGCCGAAGGTCAGTACACGGACGCGATGCCCGAGGTGCTGATCGGCTCCACCCGCGGGCCGGCGGGGCAGGCCTTCGCCAACATGATGGGGCAGGTGCAGGGCCACACCCGCATGTTCGTGGTGCGCGACCTCAACCAACTCGTGCGCCCGGCCACGATGATGACCACCAAGGCCACGATCCACACGGCCGAGTACGTCGAGCTCCTCGGCGGGGTGGTGCAGGCGGCCACGGGCGACGCCATCGTCGATTGCATCATCGAGGGCGTCCTGCCGAAGGACGGGCTCGACGAACTCTGCATGATCATCATGATCTGGCTCGACCCGCGTTGCGCCGACGACCCGAACCTCGACCGCAAGGACCTCTATCGGACGAATTACGAGGCGACGAAGCTCGCCATCTCCCGCGCGCTCAAGGGCGAGCCCACGGTCGAGGAGCTGATCGCCAACCGGAAGACGGTGAAGCACTACGCTCTGGAAGACGTGATCGAGTATTGA
- a CDS encoding dicarboxylate/amino acid:cation symporter has translation MAQATTSAAPTTAAPATAGEPWYKVLYIQVLIAIALGIAVGYFYPEFGKSLKWLGDAFVALIKMMIAPIIFCTIVHGIASIGDLKKVGRVGLKALIYFEVVSTIALLIGVLVGEVIRPGADFHADPSKLDASKVATYASKAAADSTVAHIMALIPKSFFDAFATGDLLQVLLISILTGVVVTGMGARAEGISHAIDTAGQVFFRIIGLIVKLAPLGAFGAMAFTIGEYGIQKVVDLAWLVGTFYVTALLFVIVVLGGIARFAGFSIFRFLAYIKDELLIVLGTSSSETVLPHMMTKMRRLGCSDSVVGLVIPTGYSFNLDGTNIYMTLATLFLAQAVGADLSFGQYATIIVVAMLTSKGASGVTGAGFITLAATLAAIPNNPVPVAAMTLVLGIDKFMSECRALTNLIGNGVACVVVSRWEGELDADKLREVMAHPVSIGTHISDESPEPMDTSEHAPKVAAAQ, from the coding sequence ATGGCCCAGGCGACGACCTCCGCTGCACCGACGACGGCTGCGCCCGCAACCGCGGGCGAGCCCTGGTACAAGGTCCTCTACATCCAGGTCCTGATCGCGATCGCTCTCGGCATCGCGGTGGGCTATTTCTACCCGGAATTCGGCAAGTCGCTGAAGTGGCTCGGCGACGCCTTCGTGGCGCTGATCAAGATGATGATCGCGCCGATCATCTTCTGCACCATCGTCCACGGCATCGCCTCGATCGGAGACCTGAAGAAGGTCGGCCGCGTCGGCCTGAAGGCCCTGATCTACTTCGAGGTGGTCTCGACCATCGCGCTCCTGATCGGCGTCCTCGTCGGCGAGGTCATCCGGCCCGGCGCCGACTTCCATGCCGACCCCTCGAAGCTCGACGCCAGCAAGGTCGCGACCTACGCGAGCAAGGCGGCGGCCGATTCGACCGTCGCCCACATCATGGCGCTGATCCCGAAGAGCTTCTTCGACGCCTTCGCTACCGGCGACCTGCTGCAGGTGCTGCTGATCTCGATCCTCACCGGCGTCGTCGTCACCGGCATGGGCGCGCGGGCGGAGGGCATCTCCCACGCCATCGACACGGCCGGCCAGGTCTTCTTCCGGATCATCGGCCTGATCGTGAAGCTCGCGCCGCTCGGCGCCTTCGGCGCCATGGCCTTCACCATCGGCGAGTACGGCATCCAGAAGGTCGTCGACCTCGCCTGGCTCGTCGGCACCTTCTACGTCACGGCTCTCCTCTTCGTGATCGTGGTGCTCGGCGGCATCGCGCGGTTCGCCGGCTTCTCGATCTTCCGCTTCCTCGCCTACATCAAGGACGAGTTGCTCATCGTGCTCGGCACCTCGTCCTCCGAGACCGTGCTGCCCCACATGATGACGAAGATGCGCCGCCTCGGCTGCTCGGATTCCGTCGTCGGCCTCGTCATCCCGACCGGCTACTCGTTCAACCTCGACGGCACCAACATCTACATGACGCTGGCGACGCTGTTCCTGGCGCAGGCCGTCGGCGCGGACCTCTCGTTCGGCCAGTACGCGACGATCATCGTCGTGGCGATGCTGACCTCGAAGGGGGCCTCGGGCGTGACGGGGGCAGGCTTCATCACGCTCGCCGCGACGCTGGCAGCGATCCCGAACAACCCGGTGCCGGTCGCCGCGATGACCCTGGTTCTCGGCATCGACAAGTTCATGTCGGAGTGCCGGGCGCTCACGAACCTCATCGGCAACGGCGTCGCCTGCGTCGTCGTCAGCCGCTGGGAGGGCGAACTCGACGCCGACAAGCTCCGGGAGGTGATGGCGCATCCGGTCTCGATCGGGACCCACATCTCCGACGAGTCGCCCGAGCCGATGGACACGAGCGAGCACGCCCCGAAGGTCGCCGCCGCGCAGTAG
- the metF gene encoding methylenetetrahydrofolate reductase [NAD(P)H] has translation MPASTYRASREGCRPIRVSFEFFPPKTEEMERTLWSSIERLAPLHPSFVSVTYGAGGSTRERTHNTVARMVRETSLKPAAHLTCVNATKDEVDEVVRSYWDVGVRHIVALRGDPAEGVGTAYAPHPGGYQHTCDLVAGIKRIGDFQVSVSGYPEKHPEAASLDADIDALKAKVDAGADRAITQFFFENDVYLRYVDRVRARGIDIPIVPGILPVQNFKQAANFARRTGASVPEWLAHRFEGLDDDVDTRRLIAGAVAAEQVLDLVDRGIHDFHFYSMNRADLVYAICHLLGLRAERPVAAERAAA, from the coding sequence ATGCCAGCCTCCACCTACCGCGCGAGCCGCGAGGGCTGCCGCCCGATCCGGGTCTCCTTCGAGTTCTTCCCGCCGAAGACCGAGGAGATGGAGCGGACGCTCTGGTCCTCGATCGAGCGCCTCGCCCCGCTCCACCCGAGCTTCGTGTCGGTGACCTACGGCGCCGGCGGCTCGACCCGCGAGCGCACCCACAACACGGTCGCCCGCATGGTGCGCGAGACGAGCCTGAAGCCAGCCGCCCACCTCACCTGCGTCAACGCGACCAAGGACGAGGTGGACGAGGTGGTGCGCTCCTACTGGGATGTCGGCGTGCGCCACATCGTGGCGCTCCGCGGCGACCCGGCCGAGGGCGTCGGCACGGCCTACGCGCCCCATCCCGGCGGCTACCAGCACACCTGCGACCTCGTGGCGGGCATCAAGCGCATCGGCGACTTCCAGGTCTCGGTCTCGGGCTACCCGGAGAAGCACCCCGAGGCCGCCTCGCTCGATGCCGACATCGACGCATTGAAGGCGAAGGTCGATGCAGGCGCGGACCGCGCCATCACGCAGTTCTTCTTCGAGAACGACGTGTACCTGCGCTACGTCGACCGGGTGCGGGCGCGCGGCATCGACATCCCGATCGTGCCGGGCATCCTGCCGGTGCAGAACTTCAAGCAGGCCGCGAACTTCGCCCGCCGCACGGGCGCCTCGGTGCCGGAATGGCTCGCCCACCGTTTCGAGGGGCTCGACGACGACGTGGACACCCGCCGCCTGATCGCGGGCGCGGTGGCTGCCGAGCAGGTGCTCGACCTCGTGGACCGCGGCATCCACGACTTCCACTTCTACTCGATGAACCGCGCCGACCTCGTCTACGCCATCTGCCACCTGCTGGGCCTGCGGGCCGAGCGCCCGGTGGCGGCGGAGCGCGCGGCGGCTTAA
- a CDS encoding ArsR/SmtB family transcription factor, with product MSNERTIAAAPVPFADALGVLRAAAEETRLRILALLSEGELSVSDLTDILGQSQPRISRHLKLLVEAGLIERHREGAWAFFRLCETSAGLVDPLIAGLDREAPPLSEDQARREAVRAQRAEAAQSFFARLAPKWDQLRSLHVPEATVEAAVLDVLGPRPIQSLIDLGTGTGRMLGLLAPRAGRATGLDSSHAMLSVARANLERTGLSRVDLRQGDIHAPPFGRASFDLVIVHQVLHYLDDPARALREAARLVAPGGRLLVVDFAPHDLEFLRESQAHRRLGFAAEQVSGWLAEAGLDAVETRDLAPTALAAHQLTVTLWLAEERRAALDGLADDRAVA from the coding sequence ATGTCTAACGAGCGCACCATCGCGGCAGCTCCGGTCCCCTTCGCGGACGCCCTCGGCGTCCTGCGGGCGGCGGCCGAGGAGACGCGCCTGCGCATCCTGGCGCTCCTGTCCGAGGGCGAACTCTCGGTCTCGGACCTCACCGACATCCTCGGCCAGTCGCAGCCGCGCATCTCGCGCCACCTCAAGCTCCTCGTCGAGGCGGGGCTGATCGAGCGGCACCGTGAGGGGGCCTGGGCCTTCTTCCGCCTGTGCGAGACCTCCGCCGGCCTCGTCGATCCACTGATCGCCGGGCTCGACCGGGAGGCGCCCCCGCTCTCGGAGGATCAGGCCCGCCGCGAGGCGGTGCGGGCGCAACGCGCCGAGGCCGCGCAGAGCTTCTTCGCGCGGCTCGCCCCGAAATGGGACCAGCTTCGCTCGCTCCACGTGCCGGAGGCCACCGTCGAGGCGGCGGTGCTCGACGTGCTGGGCCCGCGCCCGATCCAGAGCCTGATCGACCTCGGCACCGGCACGGGCCGGATGCTCGGCCTCCTCGCCCCGCGGGCGGGCCGCGCCACCGGCCTCGACTCGAGCCACGCCATGCTCTCGGTCGCGCGGGCGAACCTGGAGCGGACGGGCCTGTCGCGGGTCGATCTGCGCCAGGGCGACATCCACGCGCCGCCGTTCGGCCGCGCCAGCTTCGACCTCGTCATCGTCCATCAGGTGTTGCATTACCTCGACGACCCGGCCCGGGCGCTGCGGGAGGCGGCCCGCCTCGTCGCGCCGGGGGGGCGCCTCCTGGTGGTCGATTTCGCGCCCCACGATCTCGAATTCCTGCGCGAATCGCAGGCCCATCGCCGCCTCGGCTTCGCCGCCGAGCAGGTCTCCGGCTGGCTCGCCGAGGCCGGGCTCGACGCCGTCGAGACCCGCGACCTCGCCCCGACCGCGCTGGCCGCGCACCAACTCACCGTCACCCTCTGGCTCGCCGAGGAGCGCCGGGCGGCGCTCGACGGGCTCGCCGACGACCGGGCGGTCGCCTGA
- a CDS encoding L,D-transpeptidase, with product MSILPILRNAALAALVLVGTGGPAAAGIVARIDQSSQRMRVYVDGMLAYDWPVSTARRGFVTPNGSYRVGLMAPMWRSRKYHGSPMPHAMFFRGGYAIHGTYAVGHLGRRASHGCVRLSPANARTLYRLTQIYGGARVLVRN from the coding sequence GTGTCGATCCTGCCAATCCTGCGGAACGCCGCTCTCGCGGCTCTCGTCCTCGTGGGGACGGGCGGGCCGGCGGCTGCCGGGATCGTCGCCCGCATCGATCAGTCGAGCCAGCGTATGCGGGTCTACGTGGACGGGATGCTCGCCTACGACTGGCCGGTCTCGACCGCGCGGCGCGGCTTCGTCACGCCGAACGGGAGCTATCGGGTCGGGCTGATGGCGCCGATGTGGCGCTCGCGCAAGTATCACGGCTCGCCGATGCCGCACGCGATGTTCTTCCGCGGCGGCTACGCCATCCACGGCACCTACGCGGTGGGCCATCTCGGACGCCGCGCAAGCCACGGCTGCGTCCGCCTGAGTCCGGCCAATGCCCGCACGCTCTACCGCCTCACGCAGATCTACGGCGGCGCGCGGGTCCTGGTCCGGAACTGA